One segment of Methanobrevibacter wolinii SH DNA contains the following:
- a CDS encoding zinc ribbon domain-containing protein translates to MVIRQCPKCGKPDTTGYGFCIYCGTEFPKQEQENRNSNRLNQNIQNNPENPRVNVHIEYSQKPPRSTGMNLVIIVGYILSIFGSILGLIPAIYLITRKDMSLKRHGVIQLAIISFYILFIAMLFATGQLTIDKIIAIGQKEYSNMTQITNMSMYKH, encoded by the coding sequence ATGGTAATTAGACAATGCCCAAAATGTGGAAAACCTGATACTACGGGATATGGCTTTTGTATATACTGTGGAACAGAATTTCCAAAACAAGAACAAGAAAATAGAAATTCAAATAGATTAAACCAAAATATACAAAATAATCCTGAAAATCCAAGAGTTAATGTACATATAGAATATAGCCAAAAACCACCAAGATCAACAGGCATGAATCTTGTAATTATAGTAGGTTATATACTATCAATTTTTGGAAGTATTCTTGGATTAATACCTGCAATATATTTAATAACACGTAAAGATATGTCTTTAAAAAGACATGGAGTAATACAACTTGCAATAATTTCATTTTACATACTATTTATTGCTATGCTATTTGCAACTGGACAATTGACAATAGATAAAATTATTGCAATTGGTCAAAAAGAATATTCAAATATGACTCAAATTACAAATATGAGCATGTATAAACATTAA
- a CDS encoding coiled-coil domain-containing protein gives MTEHITKSIHSVTEDIPLDGDVKEYNLAIFSPDDGFKKGDNVAIIGLDEFNKLEEDSANMLSEINNLKKIINKFESEDEDILKLKDLANKSKEKDTEINNLKEDISNLTEKINKLENENKDLHSKLDNKNQEIDDLKTKIDNLNLEVQEEYLPQKASQNEELYKLQNKVNERNELLFEVTDNINQTMEDAILDTVEETNNLINANNKTTRAKINNAVSKTEREVTERNRAVASNINNMVDEINEELRNISFWKLLFNRKDIDIKIPTSDLNKQVKIDMPKDIVEDKHVNVDVLKIKNQHKIDNLKQLWIDTDNEDSDKEPIDVEHQTKKD, from the coding sequence ATGACTGAACATATAACTAAAAGTATTCATTCTGTAACTGAGGATATACCTTTAGATGGGGATGTTAAAGAATATAATTTAGCTATTTTTTCTCCGGATGATGGTTTTAAAAAAGGAGATAATGTTGCCATTATTGGTTTAGATGAATTTAATAAATTAGAAGAAGATTCTGCAAATATGTTAAGTGAAATTAATAATCTCAAAAAGATTATTAATAAATTTGAATCTGAAGATGAAGATATTCTTAAACTTAAAGATTTAGCTAATAAATCTAAAGAAAAAGATACTGAAATTAATAATTTAAAAGAAGATATATCTAATTTAACAGAAAAAATAAACAAATTAGAAAATGAAAATAAAGATTTACATTCTAAATTAGATAATAAAAATCAAGAAATCGATGATTTAAAAACTAAAATTGATAATTTAAACTTAGAAGTTCAAGAAGAATATTTACCTCAAAAAGCATCTCAAAATGAAGAATTATACAAACTCCAAAATAAAGTTAATGAGAGAAATGAATTATTATTTGAGGTTACTGATAATATTAATCAAACCATGGAAGATGCAATATTAGATACTGTAGAAGAAACAAATAATTTAATCAATGCAAATAACAAAACTACTAGAGCAAAAATTAACAATGCAGTTAGTAAAACTGAAAGAGAAGTCACTGAAAGAAATAGAGCAGTAGCTAGTAATATTAATAATATGGTTGATGAAATTAATGAAGAACTTCGTAATATTAGTTTCTGGAAATTATTATTTAATAGAAAAGATATTGATATTAAAATCCCAACAAGTGATTTAAATAAACAAGTTAAAATTGATATGCCTAAAGATATTGTTGAAGATAAACATGTTAATGTTGATGTATTAAAAATTAAAAATCAACATAAAATTGATAATTTAAAACAATTATGGATTGATACTGATAATGAAGATTCTGATAAAGAACCTATAGATGTTGAACACCAAACTAAAAAAGATTAA
- a CDS encoding ADP-ribosylglycohydrolase family protein, which yields MKSKDGIMGLIVGDALGVPVEFTKREYLDKYPIKTMIGYGTYHQAPGSFSDDSSLNLATIDSFINYPEINYDDLMERFANWYYDGKYTPNNISFDIGNTTLESIEKYKNGEDPLNCGGDGERNNGNGSLMRILPLVYIIGPKNKLEKEDVEKIYKLSSLTHKHIRTKIACHIYCQISVKLLNKMELNKAISEGIDDTVKYYSNNKEFQEEKKYFKRIIDKTIFNTEINNIKSSGYVIDTLEAAIWSLVNTNSYKDALLKSVNLGEDTDTVAAVTGGLAGIYYGYSNIPTEWVDTIKRKDEILNLLERFDNIIQ from the coding sequence ATGAAAAGTAAAGATGGAATAATGGGATTAATTGTTGGGGATGCTCTTGGAGTTCCAGTTGAATTTACAAAAAGGGAATACTTAGACAAATATCCAATAAAAACAATGATTGGATATGGGACATATCATCAAGCACCAGGATCATTTTCTGATGATAGTTCTTTAAATCTTGCAACAATTGATAGTTTTATAAATTATCCTGAAATAAATTATGATGATTTAATGGAAAGATTTGCTAATTGGTATTATGATGGAAAGTATACACCAAATAATATTAGTTTTGATATTGGTAATACTACTTTAGAGAGTATTGAAAAATATAAAAATGGAGAAGATCCATTAAATTGTGGTGGAGATGGAGAAAGGAATAATGGTAATGGATCACTTATGAGAATTTTACCGTTAGTATATATTATAGGACCAAAAAATAAGTTAGAAAAAGAAGATGTAGAAAAAATCTATAAACTTTCTTCATTAACACATAAACATATAAGAACTAAGATTGCATGTCATATTTACTGTCAAATTTCTGTAAAATTACTTAATAAAATGGAACTTAATAAAGCAATTTCTGAAGGTATTGATGATACTGTAAAATATTATAGTAATAATAAAGAATTTCAAGAAGAAAAAAAATATTTCAAAAGAATAATAGATAAAACTATATTTAATACAGAAATTAATAATATAAAAAGTAGTGGATATGTAATAGATACATTAGAAGCAGCAATATGGTCTCTTGTAAATACAAATTCTTATAAGGATGCATTACTTAAAAGTGTAAATTTAGGTGAGGATACCGATACTGTAGCTGCAGTTACTGGTGGACTTGCTGGAATATATTATGGATATTCTAATATACCTACAGAGTGGGTAGATACTATAAAAAGAAAAGATGAAATATTAAATCTTTTAGAAAGATTTGATAATATTATTCAATAG
- a CDS encoding zinc ribbon domain-containing protein, producing the protein MKTKCLICGKESEGNERFCKYCGAELVHEKQETNENSDETNNNDNFDFNEEDIFNEEYSETKQEADLKKTQDLNLENTREDDEPEIFYNPETGTYYYGDSEGTLDYDDFIDESKTQKEDILVNEIFNDEEKLEEDVIYPIHTVEENPYAKLNESDKYFEKEFIDEKEKSLNKENKNKKHFSLKKLFNKDSKNEIEIVKKNGLKHIHKHVTLILIALIIIALVATFTFNIIEENTINYLNPISNAQGEFSNKIITFSIPSDWQSYNTSQNQTNVIGNFKSDKDGHKILLSVYQSKSSHNNVNDIKRSTEELDIRSGALINSSTNRNINNITGYDVISKNGTNGYEYRTIGFIKDNKEYAFLFVSDDIDSFNGDINSIINSIKYNKNL; encoded by the coding sequence TTGAAAACTAAATGCCTTATTTGTGGAAAAGAATCAGAGGGTAATGAAAGATTCTGTAAATATTGTGGTGCAGAATTGGTTCATGAAAAACAAGAAACAAATGAAAACTCTGATGAAACAAATAATAATGATAACTTTGATTTTAATGAAGAAGATATTTTTAATGAAGAATATTCAGAAACAAAACAAGAAGCTGATTTAAAAAAAACACAAGACTTAAATCTAGAAAATACACGGGAAGATGATGAACCAGAAATATTCTACAATCCTGAAACTGGTACTTACTATTATGGTGATTCAGAAGGTACTTTAGATTATGATGATTTTATTGATGAATCAAAAACTCAAAAAGAAGACATATTAGTTAATGAAATATTTAATGATGAAGAGAAACTTGAAGAAGATGTAATATATCCAATACATACTGTTGAAGAAAATCCTTATGCTAAATTAAATGAATCTGATAAATATTTTGAAAAAGAATTCATTGATGAAAAAGAGAAATCATTAAATAAAGAAAATAAAAATAAAAAGCATTTTTCATTAAAAAAATTATTTAATAAAGACTCAAAAAATGAGATAGAAATAGTTAAGAAAAATGGATTAAAACACATACATAAACATGTAACTTTAATATTAATAGCTCTTATAATAATTGCTTTAGTTGCAACATTTACATTTAATATAATTGAAGAAAACACTATAAACTACCTTAATCCAATAAGTAATGCTCAAGGAGAATTTTCAAATAAAATCATTACTTTTAGTATACCTTCTGATTGGCAGTCTTATAATACTAGTCAAAATCAAACTAATGTTATTGGTAATTTTAAATCAGATAAGGATGGACATAAAATACTCTTAAGTGTTTATCAATCTAAGTCTTCACATAATAATGTTAATGATATTAAACGTTCAACTGAAGAGTTAGATATTAGAAGTGGTGCTTTAATAAATAGTAGTACAAATAGAAATATTAATAATATTACTGGATATGATGTTATAAGTAAAAATGGTACTAATGGTTATGAGTATAGGACTATTGGTTTTATAAAGGATAATAAAGAATATGCATTTTTATTTGTATCAGATGATATTGATTCATTTAATGGTGATATTAATTCTATTATTAATAGTATAAAATATAATAAGAATTTATAA
- a CDS encoding zinc ribbon domain-containing protein: MAKYCPKCGKEHIHNEEYCVDCHTKLPDEKLELNDKAVSIFNKDNKEQTKVQKKGNDLNKIFTYERKTHRENKKPVRKTNKESLIFRSHEKEVDVSTQKSDKKQKTSNTNNNNKQNKTNNKKEIKSKTAKSKQLAQTITKSRKRKIISVGIVILLILIIIFVGVSLNDIQNNNSNNVNASTQYNFTEFSINIPNSYKEVNDTNYMASFEGNNVKIDIYNTSLSSIGYAGASIDDIMSAVANHIGNNEDGTVQSSDYINVSGNSGYNITYTTENNTVTRYIGFIKGDNEYDIIVTTDTNNQNALDNVSNTLVNSIKIKG, translated from the coding sequence ATGGCAAAGTATTGTCCAAAGTGTGGAAAAGAACATATTCATAATGAAGAATACTGTGTAGATTGTCATACAAAGTTACCTGATGAAAAATTAGAACTTAATGACAAAGCTGTAAGTATTTTCAATAAGGATAATAAAGAACAAACGAAAGTACAAAAAAAAGGAAATGATTTAAATAAAATCTTTACTTATGAAAGAAAAACTCATAGAGAAAATAAAAAACCAGTAAGAAAAACAAATAAAGAATCATTAATATTTAGATCACATGAAAAAGAAGTAGATGTATCAACACAAAAATCAGATAAAAAACAAAAAACATCTAATACAAACAATAACAACAAACAAAATAAAACAAACAATAAAAAAGAAATAAAATCTAAAACTGCAAAATCAAAACAATTAGCACAAACAATTACAAAATCAAGAAAAAGAAAAATTATTAGTGTTGGTATTGTTATCTTATTAATATTAATTATAATATTTGTTGGAGTATCATTAAATGATATTCAAAATAATAATTCAAATAATGTAAATGCAAGTACACAATATAACTTTACAGAATTCAGTATAAATATTCCAAATTCCTATAAAGAAGTAAATGATACTAATTATATGGCTAGCTTTGAAGGAAATAATGTTAAAATAGATATATATAACACTAGTTTATCTTCAATTGGTTATGCTGGTGCATCAATTGATGATATTATGAGTGCTGTAGCAAATCATATTGGAAATAATGAAGATGGAACTGTACAAAGTTCTGATTATATTAATGTAAGTGGTAATTCTGGATACAATATAACATATACAACAGAAAATAATACTGTAACAAGATATATAGGATTTATTAAAGGAGATAATGAATATGATATTATTGTTACAACAGATACTAATAACCAAAATGCATTAGATAATGTTTCAAATACTCTCGTTAATTCCATTAAAATAAAAGGTTAA
- a CDS encoding pseudomurein-binding repeat-containing protein — MNIHKIGIILVITLIILAPTISAVSATTVFLTSDSVFSQKGEEVKMLTEIKHYIEEDSNGEINATVDPNSPAPGEGTRAMNSDTDVSVFFAFADAANFYEMAKYSTKVNKQVMYVNLGSLNLDNTSNLRRAWDDNWSDESFESIKNPGEFLRYAGINLIQPVQKYPDDTDENKDMYHSNSTVNKYIADQIIYNIENDDSSDDQLRTDLVINNNLKVSTIGNISKSIESSKNFGKIEERYGSYTTPQALYLLSAYLSGDGLNTPKNYEAPDNPQNYSIGTKNSYTIYDYEYMAQKVVDYMDKNGKAPNYIEYDGAKIGYNDLLYNFAILTDDDQNAGTMNLPKSSEFKSFNDMNIVYTAIPILMIIAIVLLIIGLRRKNKRR, encoded by the coding sequence ATGAATATCCATAAAATAGGTATTATCTTAGTTATTACTTTAATAATACTTGCACCTACAATAAGTGCAGTAAGTGCAACAACAGTGTTTTTAACCTCAGACAGTGTCTTCAGTCAGAAAGGTGAAGAAGTTAAAATGTTAACTGAGATTAAACATTATATTGAAGAAGATAGTAATGGAGAAATAAATGCAACAGTAGATCCAAATTCTCCTGCACCAGGAGAAGGAACAAGAGCAATGAACTCAGATACTGATGTAAGCGTATTTTTTGCATTTGCAGATGCTGCTAATTTCTATGAAATGGCTAAATATTCAACAAAAGTAAATAAGCAAGTAATGTATGTAAATTTAGGTTCTTTAAATCTAGATAATACAAGTAATCTTAGAAGAGCATGGGATGATAATTGGTCTGATGAAAGTTTTGAATCAATAAAAAATCCAGGTGAATTTTTAAGATATGCTGGAATAAATCTTATACAACCTGTACAAAAGTATCCTGATGATACTGATGAAAATAAAGATATGTATCATAGTAATAGTACTGTAAATAAGTATATTGCAGACCAAATCATATACAATATTGAAAATGATGATTCAAGTGATGATCAACTAAGAACAGATTTAGTTATTAATAATAATCTTAAGGTAAGTACAATAGGTAATATTTCAAAATCTATTGAATCAAGTAAAAATTTTGGTAAAATAGAAGAAAGATATGGTTCTTATACTACACCTCAAGCATTATATCTCCTTTCAGCATATCTTTCTGGTGATGGATTAAACACACCTAAAAATTATGAAGCACCTGATAATCCTCAAAACTACTCAATAGGTACAAAAAATTCATATACTATATATGATTATGAATACATGGCTCAAAAAGTTGTAGATTATATGGATAAAAATGGTAAAGCACCTAATTATATAGAATATGATGGTGCTAAAATAGGTTATAATGATTTATTATATAATTTTGCAATTCTTACAGATGATGATCAGAATGCAGGTACAATGAATCTACCAAAATCAAGTGAATTTAAATCATTTAATGATATGAATATTGTATACACTGCTATACCAATATTAATGATAATCGCTATTGTATTGTTGATTATAGGACTTAGAAGAAAAAACAAAAGAAGATAA
- a CDS encoding aspartate/glutamate racemase family protein: protein MKTLGLIGGLGPASTVNYYEKIVYTFKNTREDEYYPHILISSLNMEKFIRQLDFEDYNQVENILLEEIESLERAGADIIAIASNTAHVVIDNLKEDLNIPIISIIDCVIDEIIKNDYKKVLLTGTSFTMTHDFYIKKLEENGLKCIIPNSEDIQKIHEIIYPNLENGIILPYKKEDYIKIINKIIENNDIDCLLLACCELNLLINEEDIKIPIIDSENVHIKRILKEISKK from the coding sequence ATGAAAACATTAGGATTAATAGGAGGATTAGGTCCTGCATCCACAGTAAATTACTATGAAAAGATAGTATATACATTTAAAAACACAAGGGAAGATGAATATTATCCTCATATTCTAATAAGTAGTTTAAACATGGAAAAATTTATAAGACAATTAGATTTTGAAGATTATAATCAGGTAGAAAATATATTATTAGAAGAAATAGAAAGTTTAGAAAGAGCAGGTGCAGATATAATTGCAATAGCATCAAATACAGCTCATGTTGTAATAGACAACTTAAAAGAAGATTTAAATATACCTATAATAAGTATTATAGATTGTGTTATTGATGAAATTATAAAAAATGATTATAAAAAGGTACTACTTACTGGAACATCATTTACAATGACACATGATTTTTATATAAAAAAATTAGAAGAAAATGGATTAAAATGTATTATTCCTAATTCAGAGGATATACAAAAAATTCATGAAATAATATATCCTAATTTAGAAAATGGTATAATTTTACCTTATAAAAAAGAAGATTATATTAAAATTATTAATAAAATAATTGAAAATAATGATATTGATTGTTTATTACTTGCATGTTGTGAATTAAACCTATTAATAAATGAAGAGGATATAAAAATCCCAATAATAGATAGTGAGAATGTACATATTAAGAGAATTTTAAAAGAAATAAGTAAAAAATAG
- the mtaB gene encoding methanol--corrinoid protein co-methyltransferase MtaB, producing MKRYTKMEYDSPNEMLFGHAKYPVKGKRGIEFGAGHVVPIIKVAPGEGTEASKESMVSECSNIARSAAARAVNVGLPSFMIEQEHISQQTNNPDWTGACTAAQAEVLEKYQDEYGIKIALQATPADIRDEEKGSGFRTSNQYQNVIESIEQSAENGADVIGIETTGGKSVSDYGISRGDIKAIIFGIGVLGSIDMEYMWTEISSICKKHDVICGGDTNCSQSNTAMFLAGGLTDKDCSHTFAAITRAVGAANSLVAVEAGATGPLKDCGYENPIVKAISGVPISTEGKNAVCAHSDLMGNLIAGVTDAWSNESVYHREEMGGTTPQVWLQATGYEAALMNTAIEAGEAETLRDLYTLSDKYRDPQALVLAYDNAYRIGQAIVEYGDDPYKRSIAAALEAGKIINEAVDSKKMYLTRFERDTLDSAIKTLEKLPDDSDKFIKQCIRRYKRKVPDFDPKNYEL from the coding sequence ATGAAAAGATATACAAAAATGGAATATGATAGTCCAAATGAAATGCTTTTTGGTCATGCAAAATATCCAGTTAAAGGAAAAAGAGGCATTGAGTTTGGTGCAGGGCATGTTGTACCTATTATTAAAGTTGCACCTGGTGAAGGAACTGAAGCTAGTAAAGAAAGTATGGTTTCAGAATGTTCTAATATTGCAAGAAGTGCAGCTGCTAGAGCTGTTAATGTTGGATTACCTTCATTTATGATTGAACAAGAACATATCTCTCAACAAACAAATAATCCTGATTGGACTGGTGCTTGTACTGCTGCTCAAGCAGAAGTTTTAGAAAAATATCAAGATGAATATGGAATTAAAATTGCACTCCAAGCTACTCCAGCAGATATTCGTGATGAAGAAAAAGGTTCTGGATTTAGAACTTCTAATCAATATCAAAATGTAATTGAATCCATTGAACAAAGTGCTGAAAATGGTGCAGATGTTATTGGTATTGAAACTACTGGTGGAAAATCTGTATCTGATTATGGTATTTCTAGGGGAGATATTAAAGCTATTATCTTTGGTATTGGTGTTCTTGGAAGTATTGATATGGAATATATGTGGACTGAAATTAGTTCAATATGTAAGAAACATGATGTAATCTGTGGTGGTGATACTAATTGTTCTCAATCAAATACTGCAATGTTTTTAGCTGGTGGATTAACTGATAAAGATTGTTCACATACATTTGCTGCAATTACTAGGGCAGTCGGTGCAGCAAATAGTTTAGTAGCAGTTGAAGCAGGAGCAACTGGACCTCTTAAAGATTGTGGTTATGAAAACCCTATTGTTAAAGCTATTTCTGGTGTTCCAATATCTACTGAGGGTAAAAATGCAGTTTGTGCTCATTCTGATTTAATGGGTAATTTAATTGCAGGAGTAACTGATGCATGGAGTAATGAGTCTGTATACCATAGAGAAGAAATGGGTGGAACTACACCACAAGTATGGTTACAAGCTACAGGTTATGAAGCAGCATTAATGAATACAGCTATTGAAGCTGGTGAAGCTGAAACTTTAAGAGATTTATATACTCTCTCTGATAAATATAGGGATCCTCAAGCATTAGTACTTGCTTATGATAATGCATATCGTATAGGTCAAGCAATTGTAGAGTATGGTGATGATCCATATAAACGTAGTATAGCTGCAGCATTAGAAGCTGGAAAAATTATTAATGAAGCTGTTGATTCTAAAAAAATGTATTTAACTAGATTTGAAAGAGATACATTAGATAGTGCTATAAAAACATTAGAAAAATTACCTGATGACTCAGATAAATTTATTAAACAATGTATTAGGAGATATAAAAGAAAAGTACCAGATTTCGATCCTAAAAATTATGAATTATAA
- the mtaC gene encoding methanol--corrinoid protein MtaC: protein MGYEELENKINQKNIAIRYNVKLEGPAIKPEEHPEVIEILPDEEPFKSIALAILYEKKDETLDLVTKALDDKVSPLDIINNGLMAGINAVSALYTKGIYFLPDLMLSGDAMMEAVKECEKVLGHKSETKGTVVSFVAEGDPHDIGKNLILMFLRAGGYEAIDLGRDVPASKVVEAVKKYNPIFMTGTALMTTTMTAFPKVVDALKAEGLEVPAIGCGGGAVRKDYVESMDMTVYGVEAYHTPKLADAILKDKEDWKDLRKNYSEVVGEFVPEYA from the coding sequence ATGGGTTATGAAGAATTAGAAAACAAAATTAATCAAAAAAATATTGCTATTAGGTATAATGTAAAATTAGAAGGACCTGCTATTAAACCTGAAGAGCATCCTGAAGTAATTGAAATACTTCCTGATGAAGAACCATTTAAATCAATTGCTCTTGCAATTCTTTATGAGAAAAAAGACGAAACATTAGATTTAGTTACAAAAGCATTAGATGATAAAGTATCTCCATTGGATATTATTAATAATGGATTAATGGCAGGTATAAATGCTGTAAGTGCACTTTATACTAAAGGTATTTATTTCTTACCAGATTTAATGTTATCTGGAGATGCTATGATGGAAGCAGTTAAAGAATGTGAAAAAGTTTTAGGTCATAAAAGTGAAACTAAAGGAACTGTTGTTTCATTTGTAGCTGAAGGTGATCCTCATGATATTGGTAAAAACTTAATTTTAATGTTTTTAAGAGCTGGAGGATATGAAGCTATTGATTTAGGTAGGGATGTACCTGCAAGTAAGGTTGTTGAAGCTGTTAAAAAATATAATCCTATTTTCATGACTGGAACTGCTCTCATGACAACAACTATGACTGCATTCCCTAAAGTTGTTGATGCATTAAAAGCAGAAGGTCTTGAAGTTCCTGCAATTGGTTGTGGTGGAGGAGCTGTAAGGAAAGATTATGTTGAATCTATGGATATGACTGTTTATGGTGTTGAAGCATATCATACTCCAAAACTTGCTGATGCAATTCTTAAAGATAAAGAAGATTGGAAAGATTTAAGGAAAAACTACTCTGAAGTTGTTGGTGAATTTGTACCAGAGTATGCATAA
- a CDS encoding methylamine methyltransferase corrinoid protein reductive activase, whose protein sequence is MDEEYAIAIDIGTSGIRAQALDLNESKVVSTSITLRHPLPGANVVDHLHFALNVGSETAHNILIESINKVINSLCVKKDNVKRVSVCGNPIQLSLFANLEIRDLAYWGENAIKDQNIVPPSRKSTITNAEKIGLNLNSDTEVYIPPAIKHEIGADALAMLYKSGILEKDGIFLITDFGTNAEMALVIDGEIFTCSAAAGPAIEGQMIKKGRLASPNTISDLDLVDNGWMIKVLDDELITVDGDVINPENGKIINKSKNNVEAKGITGTGVIAAFSLGLRDKIIEDGKIKYSDKIYLQDDVYLSSEDIVNIGKALGAFRAAHLTLAETAGIDLDEIDACYMAGASGFYVDPLKSLDVGQIPPSSKEIYQIGNTSLAMAKDICFNPDLLNTLQEIADGMESNHIMLATCETFEKIYSLELAVYEQGMPLWMYNQWLDKYGYQQLPQKEENPNIHKIFERDIPELGEEGLNTVEIGSFLKAEFDGCIQCGTCVDNCPESAIKIEDKAIILRTDFCAGLGCQKCVLSCPLKVYDYSKFLNYY, encoded by the coding sequence ATGGATGAAGAATATGCTATTGCTATTGATATAGGAACAAGTGGTATAAGGGCTCAAGCATTAGATTTAAATGAATCTAAAGTAGTATCTACCTCAATTACATTAAGACATCCATTGCCTGGTGCAAATGTGGTTGATCATCTTCATTTTGCTTTAAATGTAGGTTCTGAAACTGCACATAATATTTTAATAGAATCTATAAATAAAGTTATTAATAGTTTATGTGTTAAAAAGGATAATGTTAAGAGGGTTTCTGTTTGTGGAAATCCTATACAACTATCTCTTTTTGCTAATTTAGAAATTAGGGACCTTGCATATTGGGGAGAAAATGCAATTAAAGATCAAAATATTGTACCTCCTTCTAGAAAATCTACAATTACTAATGCTGAAAAAATAGGACTTAATCTTAATTCCGATACTGAAGTTTATATTCCTCCTGCAATTAAACATGAAATTGGGGCTGATGCTTTAGCAATGCTTTATAAATCCGGAATTCTTGAAAAAGATGGAATATTTTTAATTACTGATTTTGGAACTAATGCTGAAATGGCACTTGTAATTGATGGTGAAATATTTACTTGTTCTGCTGCTGCAGGTCCTGCAATTGAAGGACAAATGATTAAGAAAGGAAGATTAGCTTCACCAAATACTATTTCTGATTTAGATTTAGTTGATAATGGGTGGATGATAAAAGTTTTAGATGATGAACTTATTACTGTTGATGGAGATGTAATTAATCCTGAAAATGGTAAAATAATTAATAAATCTAAGAATAATGTAGAAGCTAAAGGTATTACAGGTACTGGAGTTATTGCTGCATTTAGTTTAGGTCTTAGAGATAAAATTATTGAAGATGGTAAAATAAAATATTCTGATAAAATTTATCTTCAAGATGATGTTTACTTATCTTCTGAAGATATTGTAAATATTGGAAAAGCTTTAGGTGCATTTCGGGCAGCACATTTAACTTTAGCAGAAACTGCTGGAATAGATCTTGATGAAATTGATGCTTGTTATATGGCAGGAGCATCTGGATTTTATGTTGACCCATTAAAATCATTAGATGTTGGTCAAATTCCTCCTTCTTCAAAAGAAATTTATCAAATAGGAAATACTTCTTTAGCAATGGCAAAGGATATCTGTTTTAATCCTGATTTATTAAACACTTTACAAGAAATTGCAGATGGAATGGAAAGTAATCATATAATGCTTGCAACTTGTGAAACTTTTGAAAAAATTTATTCATTAGAACTTGCTGTTTATGAGCAAGGAATGCCTTTATGGATGTATAATCAATGGTTAGATAAATATGGTTATCAACAATTACCACAAAAAGAAGAAAATCCAAATATTCATAAAATATTTGAAAGAGATATACCTGAACTTGGTGAAGAAGGATTAAACACTGTTGAAATAGGTTCATTTTTAAAAGCAGAATTTGATGGATGTATACAATGTGGTACTTGTGTTGATAATTGTCCTGAAAGTGCAATTAAGATTGAAGATAAAGCAATAATCTTAAGAACTGATTTTTGTGCAGGTTTAGGATGTCAAAAATGTGTTCTTTCATGTCCTTTAAAAGTTTATGATTATAGTAAATTCCTTAATTATTATTAA